Proteins co-encoded in one Armatimonadota bacterium genomic window:
- the rplJ gene encoding 50S ribosomal protein L10, translating into MLPKEEKVEAVRRLEEDIRSSSGLLLTDYRGLNVSDITDLRRKLREAGAEYKVVKNTLFKRAVAQAQTSGINLDELLEGPTAVAFVHNDPITVAKVLTDFMKEHKTLAIKGGYIEGQVYGAAQIEQLSKIPAKPVLYAQLLGSMQSPIVNLVGTLQGVISNLVYTLQAVADKKAA; encoded by the coding sequence ATATTGCCGAAAGAAGAGAAGGTTGAAGCGGTAAGAAGGCTCGAGGAAGATATTCGTAGCTCCAGCGGTCTGTTACTTACAGATTATCGCGGGCTTAATGTCAGTGATATTACCGACCTTCGCAGGAAGCTACGCGAGGCAGGCGCAGAATACAAGGTAGTTAAAAACACCCTTTTTAAGCGAGCAGTGGCCCAGGCGCAGACGTCGGGAATTAATTTGGACGAATTACTTGAAGGCCCAACGGCAGTAGCGTTCGTTCACAATGACCCAATCACTGTGGCGAAAGTCCTAACCGACTTCATGAAAGAGCACAAAACACTTGCCATTAAAGGCGGGTATATTGAGGGCCAGGTGTATGGTGCTGCCCAAATTGAGCAATTGTCAAAGATACCAGCAAAGCCCGTACTATATGCCCAATTGCTGGGAAGTATGCAGTCACCTATAGTAAACTTGGTTGGCACGCTACAAGGCGTGATTTCAAACCTAGTCTATACTCTACAGGCAGTTGCTGACAAGAAGGCAGCATAA
- the rplL gene encoding 50S ribosomal protein L7/L12 — protein MANKVEEIIESIDNLTVLELNELVKALQEKYGVSAAAPVAAVAMPAGGVAPAAAEAAPAEEEKSTFDVVLTSAGEKKIQVIKAVREVTDLGLKEAKDLVESAPQTVRTGVPKEEALKIKAKLEEQGATVELK, from the coding sequence GTGGCTAATAAAGTTGAAGAAATCATCGAATCTATAGACAATCTAACCGTACTAGAGCTTAATGAACTAGTAAAAGCTCTGCAAGAGAAGTATGGAGTTTCAGCAGCGGCTCCTGTAGCGGCAGTTGCAATGCCAGCCGGTGGAGTTGCGCCAGCAGCTGCAGAGGCTGCCCCAGCTGAAGAAGAGAAGAGCACATTTGACGTAGTCTTAACTTCTGCAGGGGAAAAGAAGATCCAGGTCATCAAGGCTGTACGTGAGGTTACAGACCTAGGTCTTAAGGAAGCAAAAGACCTTGTTGAGTCCGCGCCACAAACAGTTAGAACAGGCGTGCCGAAAGAAGAGGCCCTTAAAATTAAAGCCAAACTAGAGGAGCAGGGTGCAACTGTAGAGCTGAAGTAA
- the rpoB gene encoding DNA-directed RNA polymerase subunit beta encodes MRSNQYSFNRTPAILKEIDIPDLVEVQRNSYEWFLREGLRELFESFSPIYDFTGNISLELLDYTLGEPKYSIEECRDRDMTYEAPIKAKVRLTGAAKEVIESEVYLGDLPLMTEKGTFVINGAERVVVSQLARSAGVYFRDTLDFSGRVLYFASIIPNEGAWVDIETDPNDVITVRITQTRKFPITTLLRALNMFPVARPTTEMVPPEEAEGRKLVKQLVDVATGELLADEGTIIDAEIMQKIKSAILPSEGIAVEKQSVPCDSTRDIVDLFSEREVIQNPTRDQLVGLRVAEEVVDPKTGKLILEAYGKIEKEVARKIENLKLPEIAVLRVNRYIESTLSQDPTRNKEEALLDIYKKIRPGDPATIESARSLLNSIFFDTRRYDLAKVGRYKLNRKLGLRLPLSCRTITKDDLISIIQYIIGLSQGVGSTDDIDHLENKRVRSVGELLQTQLRMGFLRMEKVAKERMTSLEAENIIPQVVLSVKPISASIKSFFGSSQLSQFMDQTNPLAELTHKRRLSALGPGGLSRQSAKLEVRDVHHSHYGRICPIETPEGPNIGLIGSLAIHAKINEFGFIRTPYRKVVDGRVTDEIHYLTADEESHYHIAPANTPVDEEGRISVPHLTVRYESSYPSVPAKAVDYMDVSPMQVFSVATAMIPFLENDDANRALMGSNMQRQAVPLLRSNAPLVKTGVERRAALDSGAVVVAKRPGIVKRVTAEQISIQLRDGSIDDYNLINMLRSNQATCITQKPIVKPGQRVREGDVIADGPCTDNGELALGQNVLVAFLPWGGYNYEDAILVSSRLVKDDTYTSIHIEKYEIEARDTKLGPEEITRDIPNVGEDMLKDLDENGIVRIGAEVRAEDILVGKVAPKGQGELTAEERLIIAIFGKKAEETRDVSLRVPHGEKGKVIDTKVFSRFKYRCTRCQTVFNFSKRADRTVCDRCDGELERLPGDELMPGVNQLVRVYVAQKRKIMEGDKLAGRHGNKGVISKIVPEEDMPFLPDGTPVDMVLNPLGVPSRMNIGQILETHLGMVAANTNGSYINPIFQGASEAEILAELKKYAEKARQTILADYVKTELRFDVEVTPEDTMDTVLAKIRDSLAELSAKELEDIARYVCAPPVIDNEIYEAEKAKIEKAAETGGEPTLVPAPEDYDLNQIVERIKKIVWERKGFDENTGKTWLIDGLSGERYKQPVTVGYMHMMKLAHLVDDKIHARSTGPYSLVTQQPLGGKAQFGGQRFGEMEVWALEAYGAAYTLQEILTIKSDDVLGRVKTYESIVKGESILEPGVPESFKILINELQSLGLKVTVEDDRSREIDLKDREEESTETRRGLMRPRAPLMTPSSEFEEGK; translated from the coding sequence ATGAGATCGAACCAATATTCATTCAATCGCACTCCTGCAATCCTCAAGGAAATCGATATCCCAGACCTCGTAGAAGTCCAACGAAATTCATATGAATGGTTTCTACGAGAAGGCTTGAGGGAGCTTTTTGAGAGCTTCTCTCCAATTTATGATTTTACTGGTAATATTTCGCTCGAACTCCTAGATTATACACTGGGAGAGCCAAAATACAGTATCGAAGAATGTCGCGACCGCGACATGACTTACGAAGCACCTATAAAGGCAAAGGTTCGGCTTACTGGTGCAGCAAAGGAAGTCATCGAATCTGAAGTATACCTTGGCGACCTCCCTCTAATGACTGAGAAGGGAACATTTGTAATCAACGGAGCCGAGCGAGTTGTAGTCAGTCAGCTTGCCAGGTCAGCTGGGGTCTACTTTAGAGACACGTTGGATTTCAGCGGCCGCGTTCTCTATTTCGCTTCAATAATCCCAAATGAAGGCGCATGGGTTGATATCGAGACAGACCCGAATGATGTAATTACCGTGCGCATTACTCAAACTCGCAAGTTTCCAATTACCACTCTCCTTCGCGCATTGAACATGTTCCCAGTAGCACGCCCAACAACGGAAATGGTTCCGCCGGAGGAAGCTGAGGGACGCAAACTTGTTAAACAGCTTGTTGACGTAGCTACTGGTGAGTTGTTGGCTGACGAAGGTACAATTATAGATGCTGAAATTATGCAAAAAATTAAGTCGGCCATACTGCCCTCGGAAGGAATAGCGGTGGAGAAGCAATCGGTGCCATGCGATAGCACACGCGATATTGTGGACCTCTTCTCAGAACGAGAGGTAATACAAAACCCAACGAGGGACCAACTTGTTGGTCTGCGTGTTGCAGAGGAAGTGGTAGATCCCAAAACTGGAAAACTGATTCTTGAAGCGTATGGGAAGATAGAGAAAGAAGTTGCTCGAAAGATTGAAAATTTGAAACTGCCAGAAATCGCTGTGCTTAGGGTCAATCGCTATATAGAGAGCACGCTTAGCCAGGATCCGACTCGAAACAAAGAAGAGGCATTACTGGATATATATAAGAAGATTAGGCCTGGTGACCCAGCGACAATCGAGAGCGCAAGAAGTCTTCTCAATTCCATATTCTTTGACACCAGACGATATGACCTAGCTAAAGTGGGACGCTATAAGCTAAATCGCAAACTAGGACTAAGATTGCCACTAAGCTGCCGTACTATCACAAAAGATGACCTAATAAGCATAATCCAGTACATAATAGGTTTAAGCCAAGGTGTAGGTTCAACAGACGACATTGACCATCTAGAGAATAAACGTGTTCGTTCTGTCGGCGAGCTCTTGCAAACCCAGCTTCGAATGGGTTTTCTCAGGATGGAGAAAGTTGCAAAGGAACGCATGACAAGCTTGGAAGCAGAAAATATTATCCCGCAGGTCGTGCTATCTGTGAAACCAATCTCAGCAAGCATAAAAAGCTTTTTTGGAAGCAGCCAACTTTCACAATTCATGGACCAAACAAACCCGCTGGCCGAACTTACTCACAAGCGGCGCCTTAGCGCTCTTGGGCCTGGCGGGTTAAGTAGACAAAGTGCAAAACTTGAAGTCAGAGACGTTCATCACTCGCACTACGGCCGAATTTGCCCTATCGAGACGCCAGAAGGTCCGAATATTGGTCTAATTGGCTCGCTCGCAATTCACGCAAAAATAAATGAGTTCGGTTTCATCCGCACGCCATATCGGAAAGTTGTGGATGGTAGAGTTACCGATGAAATACACTACCTTACAGCAGACGAGGAAAGCCATTATCATATCGCTCCTGCAAATACCCCGGTAGACGAGGAAGGCAGGATAAGCGTGCCGCACCTAACCGTACGCTATGAGAGTAGCTATCCTTCGGTGCCGGCTAAGGCAGTGGATTACATGGACGTGTCGCCGATGCAAGTGTTCAGCGTTGCTACCGCCATGATCCCATTCCTCGAAAATGACGATGCGAACCGGGCGCTCATGGGTTCAAACATGCAGAGACAGGCCGTGCCTTTGTTGAGGAGCAACGCGCCACTTGTAAAGACTGGTGTTGAGCGCCGAGCGGCACTGGACTCCGGTGCGGTTGTGGTCGCCAAGCGGCCTGGTATCGTAAAGCGAGTGACAGCAGAGCAAATCAGTATTCAACTACGCGACGGAAGCATTGACGATTATAATCTAATCAATATGCTTCGGTCTAACCAAGCTACTTGCATTACCCAGAAGCCAATTGTAAAGCCAGGTCAGCGAGTGCGTGAGGGCGACGTTATAGCTGATGGACCTTGTACTGATAACGGTGAACTAGCGTTAGGTCAGAATGTCTTAGTTGCATTCCTTCCGTGGGGAGGTTACAACTATGAGGATGCAATCCTAGTGAGTTCACGCCTTGTGAAGGATGACACGTATACCTCTATTCATATTGAGAAATATGAAATCGAGGCTAGAGATACCAAGCTGGGCCCTGAGGAAATCACCCGCGATATCCCAAACGTGGGCGAAGACATGCTCAAAGACCTGGATGAGAACGGCATCGTACGAATTGGCGCCGAAGTCAGGGCTGAGGATATCCTTGTAGGCAAAGTAGCGCCCAAAGGCCAAGGAGAGCTAACGGCAGAGGAGCGGCTGATAATCGCAATCTTTGGCAAAAAGGCTGAAGAAACAAGAGATGTATCACTCCGCGTGCCACACGGGGAAAAGGGGAAAGTTATTGACACCAAAGTTTTCTCCCGATTCAAGTACAGATGTACAAGGTGCCAGACGGTCTTCAATTTCAGTAAGCGCGCGGACCGCACGGTGTGCGACAGGTGCGACGGTGAGCTAGAAAGACTGCCAGGAGATGAGTTGATGCCAGGCGTCAACCAACTAGTTCGCGTCTATGTCGCTCAAAAGAGAAAAATAATGGAAGGAGACAAGCTTGCCGGCCGCCATGGAAATAAAGGAGTTATATCTAAAATAGTCCCAGAGGAAGACATGCCGTTCTTGCCCGATGGTACCCCAGTTGATATGGTTTTAAATCCATTGGGCGTACCGTCGCGTATGAATATTGGTCAGATTCTCGAAACTCACCTAGGAATGGTAGCTGCTAACACAAATGGCTCGTATATCAATCCCATTTTTCAGGGTGCCAGCGAGGCCGAGATTCTTGCAGAGCTAAAGAAATACGCTGAAAAAGCTCGGCAAACTATCCTGGCGGATTATGTAAAAACGGAACTCCGCTTCGATGTCGAGGTAACCCCTGAGGATACCATGGACACAGTGCTTGCGAAGATTCGTGACAGTCTTGCCGAGCTTTCGGCTAAGGAGTTGGAAGACATTGCTCGTTATGTATGTGCGCCACCTGTTATCGATAACGAAATATATGAGGCTGAAAAGGCAAAGATAGAAAAGGCCGCAGAAACCGGTGGAGAACCAACATTGGTGCCAGCTCCCGAGGATTATGACCTGAATCAAATTGTTGAGCGGATTAAGAAAATAGTATGGGAGCGAAAGGGCTTCGACGAGAACACAGGAAAGACATGGCTTATTGATGGTTTGAGCGGTGAGCGCTACAAACAGCCGGTAACTGTGGGGTATATGCATATGATGAAGCTGGCACACCTAGTTGACGACAAGATTCATGCTCGTTCGACTGGACCATACTCGCTAGTAACACAACAGCCGCTCGGCGGAAAGGCTCAGTTCGGCGGCCAGCGATTTGGCGAGATGGAAGTATGGGCTCTTGAAGCTTATGGTGCGGCTTACACGCTTCAAGAGATTCTTACTATCAAGTCAGATGACGTTCTAGGGCGCGTTAAAACTTACGAATCTATTGTAAAGGGCGAAAGCATTCTCGAGCCCGGCGTTCCTGAGTCATTTAAGATACTTATCAACGAACTTCAGAGCCTTGGCCTCAAGGTTACTGTAGAGGATGATAGGTCTAGGGAGATAGACCTCAAAGACCGCGAAGAAGAATCTACCGAAACGCGCCGCGGGTTAATGCGGCCCCGAGCGCCTTTAATGACTCCTAGCAGCGAGTTTGAGGAGGGCAAATAA